In Zingiber officinale cultivar Zhangliang chromosome 3B, Zo_v1.1, whole genome shotgun sequence, a single window of DNA contains:
- the LOC122056737 gene encoding probable pectate lyase 1 isoform X2 yields MGASKCPVNLLSFFSLDHKICSYMNSTKQLQIKNSTARLSEDDSSTCGTGNPVDDCWRCDPKWHKHRKNLAECGIGFGRNAIGGRKGRLYHVTDPSDDDPVNPRPGTLRYGVIQDEPLWIVFQSDMVITLSQELIVNSFKTIDGRGADVHIANGACITIQFVTNIIIHGLHIHDCKPTGNAMVRSSPSHYGWRTIADGDGISIFGSSHIWVDHNSLSNCTDGLIDAIIGSTSITISNNYFTNHNEVMLLGHSDSYKKDKVMQVTIAFNHFGEGLIQRMPRCRHGYFHVVNNDYTHWEMYAIGGSANPTINSQGNRYLAPKNPFAKEVTKRVGTPKEEWKEWNWRSEGDLLENGAYFTPSGAASTSSYSKASSLGAKSSSMIDSLTAGAGALKCRKGYAC; encoded by the exons ATGGGGGCATCCAAGTGTCCAGTGAATTTATTGTCATTCTTTTCTCTTGATCATAAGATATGCAGCTACATGAATTCAACAAAGCAATT GCAAATAAAGAACAGCACGGCACGGCTCTCAGAGGATGACTCGTCGACGTGCGGAACCGGGAACCCCGTCGACGACTGCTGGCGGTGCGACCCGAAGTGGCACAAGCACCGCAAGAACCTGGCGGAGTGCGGGATCGGGTTCGGCCGCAACGCAATCGGCGGACGCAAGGGTCGCTTATACCACGTGACGGACCCCAGCGACGACGACCCGGTGAACCCCCGGCCGGGCACCCTCCGCTACGGAGTCATCCAGGATGAGCCGCTGTGGATCGTCTTCCAGAGCGACATGGTCATAACGCTGTCGCAGGAGCTCATCGTGAACAGCTTCAAGACCATCGACGGCCGCGGCGCCGACGTCCACATCGCCAACGGCGCCTGCATCACCATCCAGTTCGTCACCAACATCATCATCCACGGCCTCCACATCCACGACTGCAAGCCCACCGGCAACGCCATGGTCCGCAGCTCCCCCTCCCACTACGGCTGGCGCACCATTGCCGACGGCGACGGCATCTCAATCTTCGGCTCCAGCCACATCTGGGTCGACCATAACTCCCTCTCCAACTGCACCGACGGCCTCATCGATGCCATCATAGGCTCCACCTCAATCACCATCTCCAACAATTACTTCACCAACCACAACGAG GTGATGCTTTTGGGCCACAGCGATTCGTATAAAAAAGACAAGGTAATGCAGGTGACCATCGCATTCAACCACTTCGGTGAAGGGCTAATTCAAAGAATGCCGAG GTGCAGGCATGGTTACTTCCATGTGGTGAACAACGACTACACTCACTGGGAGATGTACGCCATTGGGGGAAGTGCGAACCCTACTATAAACAGTCAAGGCAACAGATATCTCGCACCTAAAAATCCCTTCGCCAAAGAG GTGACCAAGAGGGTGGGAACTCCGAAAGAAGAGTGGAAGGAGTGGAATTGGAGATCAGAAGGGGACCTCCTAGAGAACGGGGCCTACTTCACCCCGTCAGGAGCTGCTTCCACTTCGAGCTACTCCAAGGCCTCGAGCCTCGGGGCCAAGTCTTCCTCCATGATCGATTCCCTCACCGCAGGGGCAGGTGCCCTCAAGTGCCGTAAGGGGTACGCCTGCTAG